One Mycobacteroides abscessus ATCC 19977 genomic window carries:
- the trpA gene encoding tryptophan synthase subunit alpha, with protein sequence MTQPGRLTEVFDKCRAEERAALIGYLPNGYPDLDTSIELMTTLVRGGCDIIEVGIAYSDPMMDGPMIAAAAETALANGVRVADVFTTVRAITDAGGHAVVMSYWNPVLRYGVDAFARELAAAGGLGIITPDLIPDEADDWIAASDAHDLDRIFLVAPSSTPERLERTIGACRGFVYAASTMGVTGARDAVSNAAPALVSRVREVSDIAVGVGLGVRSGAQAAEIAAYADGVIVGSALVAAAPQGPAAVRSLAEELATGVRRA encoded by the coding sequence ATGACACAGCCCGGCCGTCTGACCGAGGTCTTCGACAAGTGCCGCGCCGAAGAACGCGCCGCGCTGATCGGGTACCTGCCCAACGGTTACCCGGACCTGGACACCTCGATCGAACTGATGACCACCCTGGTGCGGGGCGGGTGCGACATCATCGAAGTGGGGATCGCGTACTCGGATCCGATGATGGACGGCCCGATGATCGCCGCCGCAGCGGAAACGGCGCTCGCCAACGGGGTTCGGGTGGCCGACGTCTTCACCACCGTCCGCGCCATCACCGATGCCGGCGGTCACGCGGTCGTCATGTCCTACTGGAACCCGGTGCTGCGTTACGGCGTTGACGCGTTCGCACGTGAGCTCGCCGCGGCGGGTGGCCTCGGAATCATCACACCGGATCTGATCCCGGACGAGGCCGATGACTGGATCGCCGCCTCGGACGCTCATGACCTGGACCGGATCTTTCTTGTCGCCCCGTCGTCCACGCCCGAAAGGCTGGAGAGGACCATCGGCGCCTGCCGGGGATTTGTCTACGCGGCGTCGACCATGGGTGTCACGGGTGCGCGTGACGCGGTATCCAATGCCGCACCCGCCCTGGTGAGCAGGGTCCGTGAGGTCTCCGATATCGCGGTGGGGGTCGGACTCGGCGTGCGGTCGGGCGCGCAGGCGGCCGAGATCGCGGCCTACGCCGACGGCGTCATCGTCGGGTCGGCGTTGGTGGCGGCGGCCCCGCAGGGGCCGGCCGCCGTGCGCAGCCTGGCCGAGGAGCTGGCCACCGGAGTCCGAAGGGCATGA